The sequence below is a genomic window from Ignavibacteriales bacterium.
GAGATACTTTATGTCAATCTTGCTAAAGCTGGACGGAATTTTATTTACAAATCAACTGACAATGGTGTTACCTGGAATTTATTTGATGATGTACGTTCTTCAACTGCAAACGCAATTGAATATTTTAACAACAGGATTTATTCAGGAAGATTTGACGGCTTGTGGTATTATCCGTTGACTCCGACAGATGTTGAACCTGATCCTGTTTTGCCGAATAAATTTTTATTGGAACGAAATTATCCCAACCCATTTAATCCATCTACAAAAATTCGCTACATCGTAGGGGACGCATATTATGCGTCCCCCGCGTTAGTTACGCTAAAAGTATATAATATTTTAGGAAATGAAGTTGCCACGTTGGTAAATGAACGCAAACCATCAGGCGAGTATGAAATAGATTTTACTGCTGATGGTTTAGCAAGCGGAATTTATCTTTATAAGCTTAGTGTAAATGGTCAAACAGGTACAAAAAAAATGACGCTCCTCAAATAGTATAAACCATATTGCCGCAGGCTAAACTTTGCTGTATCAGCAAGCTCTCACATCATCTGCCTGCGGCTTAAAAATTTTTTCTGTACGGGTTGACTAAACTTTTATCTTCTCAGTTTTAATTTTTGTTTTGGTGGAAATACCTAAGAGAGAGTATGCCGGACAAAAATTCATTAACGCTGTCATCAATGGAACAACACCAACCAGTCCCCACCAGCTTTGAAAAAATATTCCGGCAATAATTATTGCAACACCAAGAATAATTCTTATAAGTTTATCTGCACTACCAACATTGGGATTCATAAATTTCTCCTGATTTTATATTAGATAATTTTTTAGAAGTCAGCACGGTTTTATTTAAATGCCGATCCTTCTACTTACTAAACATTAGTTAACTGTGTGTTTGATTCAGGACATTGTGAAAAGATTCAGAAGGATTAATTTTAAGCGGGAAATGTTAAAGTATGCTGTCTTGATTCAAACGGAACCAAGACAGCATGAAATAATTTATTTGGATTTTTCCTGTTCCATTTGTGCCCATGGATTGTTATCTGTGTTCCACATTTCAACTTTTATTTTAAGTGAACCATCACTTTGAATTTCCCAGACTGTTATGTACTTGCCATTATCCGGCCAGGAATCTACACCGGGTCCGGACATGTCCATATCATAGTTTCCGATTTCAATAGCAAGATTCCCCTGAATGATTATATCGGTTGTATTCAGGTTAAACGATTTTGTTTTCCATCCCATTTTCTGCTGCTCTTCACCCATTTTTTTAACGGCTTCAATTCCCCTGACTGAACCCTGGTAGCTTGGTAGTGAAATTATATCGTCAGTATAAAAAGTCAGCATCGTTGTCATATCATCAGCGAGCATTGCCTTGACAAACTCTTTATTCATAGCATCAACCTTTGCCCTTATTTCACTTTCGCTTTGAGCGAATAAAACAGATCCGCACAGAACAACAAAAACAAATAATAGTTTTTTCATTTTTACTCCTGGTGTTTTTATATGGTTAATTGTTTGAAGCTGTATAAAGTTAATAAACGGATTGACAAAAGAACATCTGTTACAATTAATAATTTATTGAACTTCTCAAATAGGTGACCATATCACTGACATTATCAAAACATTTTATCAACCCGGTTTTTCTTTTCTCGGATTCGATTTGAACTTCCATTATTTCAACAATTTGTTTCCACATATTTGAATGACAGGCTACCGGTTTAACCTGTAAAATATTTTTGTTCATTAACTCCCACACTGCGGCGAGTTCAAGCAAGGTTCCTGTTCCGCCTTTAAGTATTACAAAGCCATCCCCTGATTTTATTAATGTTTGAATTCTTTCGAACAGATTATCAGATACAATATTTTTAGTAAGAAATTTATTTGGAATGGATTTCCAATCTCGTACGGTAACACCGATTGCGTCTGAGCCGTTATCTACGGCACCTTTGGATGCTGCTTCCATTATGCCGGAATAACCTCCTGTACAAACAGAAAAATTATTTTGAGCTAAAAGCTTTCCAAGTTCATAAGCAGTCGCGTATTCCTCATCACCCTGCTTGGGAATTGAACTGCCGAAAACAGTGATTGTTTTATTCATAGTTTGTATGGAATTGATAATTAATCTAATAAAAATTCGTATGAACGGTCTGTGAAATAATTTCTTTTTAAGAAGAAGTACTTAAGTGGAGTGAAATGATGAAGTGGGTGAGAAGGTAAAAAAATCTTTAATGCTTTTCTCTTGAGATTGAATTCGTGTACATTTAAGTTAATATTAGTTTATTTATCTGCTGATACTTTTGAAATTGCAATCTTCATATAGAGGCAGTTATTTTATATTTAACGGGAGAAAATATGAAATCATCACTTTACCTTTTCATTTTCCTTATACTTCTGTTATTTCTTTCATGTAGTGAAGAAAACGAATCATCAAATAATATTATTCCTCTTGGGAGTGATTTTAGATATCCTTTACAAGTCGGGAATGAATGGTCATTTAATACTTCAAGATTGTACACAAACATCCGACCCGATTCAATTAAACATCTACTAACAGATAGTTATTCAAGTGGGACACTTAAAGTGGAAAAAGACACTTTACTTGATACACTTAGCCTCTGTAAACTTGCCGAAATATCCAAGAGCCTTCGCTATAGTTATGCGTTTTATCAAAATACGGATAGCGGATTTATTAAGTATGCTTATGCCAATATTCCGAGTGACCTTCTTCCCCAAAAGAATATGAAGTGCAGATTAAGTTATAAAGGAAAACTCTATATTTCTATGGATGAAATAATTAATCAACTTAACAACTCTTTAAATGTAATAATGGCGACAAATGATTCTATATATTATCATAATCCGCCAAGAGTTGTTTTCAGGTACCCATTAGTGGTCGGACAAGAGTGGCTACTATCTCAGCTAGGTGACATAAGAATAGACAAAGAAGTGATAGGAAAAGAATTTGTAAACACTTCTGCCGGTACTTATGAATGCTTTAAAATTCTCTGGAAATATGATTTTGATTCCAATGGTGTGGTTGACGATGATATAATATATTATGAATATGTCAGTGCTAAAGGAATTGTGAAATCAGTAATTACATTAAAAGATATTGTTGTTGCTGATGAAACACATCCGGAGGGTTTTGGATTTACGGATGTAATTATTGAAAGGGTTTTAACTGGAGTAAACTTTTGACTTTCACATAAGTTAATGATAAGAAACTACTCTGCTAAAGGACTTTTTATATCATTGAGAATAAATCATTCTGGAAGACATTAAACAATATCAATATGGAGGCAGGTCATGAAAAAATTCCAGGCAATTGCATTAATCTTTTCAATTTTAATATTAACGGGTTGCGCTACTGTATTTAAAGGTTACGAAGATGAGGTGAATATTTTAAATGCGCCGGAGGATTTAAAAGTATTCACGAAAGACGGAACTGAAATCAAGACAACATCCAAAACAGAACGAGTCAAAGATGAAAGTACTTTTAGCATTTCAGATGTTAATATGAAAAGCATAAAATTGAGAAGCGATAAATATCATACGCTCATTTTTAAATCCGGCGGCAAAGAAAAAACGGTTGATTTGTATCCTAAATTAGGTGCCGGATGGCTCATCATCGATATTATAACCGTCTTCCCTGCCTTCATTGATATGTACACAGGTAATTGGAATTACTTTGATCCTGTTGTACTTGAATTTTAATGAATACAACTCCGTTAAATACAAAAATTACGATTGAGTATCTGAATTTTTTGATTTCAGAACTCATTCGTATTAAATCGGACTGGCATATATCCGATGATGAAATAACATTGTTCAATAATGAATTAATCAAATTCAAAAAAATTGCGAAGGATGCTGATTCTGTCAATCCCGAAATTAAAGCGATGATCGCCAATCTCTCAATTATAAGACTCCGGAATAATTTTACACTTAAAGAATACCTGCTGAATTTTTTATCTCGACGCGACAGGGATTCGGATAGCACGCAATCAAGGCTCAAAGCTGTCTTAGATGATACTTCAGAACGGTTGAAAATGATTTCAAATCAGATAAAATATTTGTCATAATAAAAACTGGTTTTCATTACCGTACATCATTAAAACAGCAAATTTCTAACCGTTAAAAATATTTTTTAGAAAAGTCCCTAATTACCTTTTCGCCGCACTACTGTTTTAGTCACCCTATAATTAAATCAAGGAATTAAAATGAAAAGCACAGTTTTACTGAAGTTTTGTGTTGTGTTGATTTTCTTTCTGTTTGCTTCTGATTATTCTCAGGCTCAATGGCAGAAAACGAACGGGTTAAAAGGCGGATATTTTTCTCTCGTTGCCGGAGATATGAATAACCTGCTCGCTGTTACTAATTATGGCAGTATTTTTCAGTACAAAAATGAAAGCTGGAATTTTCGCAGCTCATATAATTATCTGAATGAAATTTTCAAACTGCAGGATAAGTGGATAGGATATTATTCTAACGTCATATCAAAATCAGAAGATGACGGTTTAACCTGGCAGGAAATTCTTCACCCCGATGAAAATAATTTTTTGGTTTCTGCTAAAGTTATAGATAACAAAATTTATGCTCTCTCCAGTGACACGCTTTTTTATTCCGATGACTTTGGAACTACCTGGAACGCAAATGAAGTAAGTTCCACGATTGTAGCCGGTGTTGATACCGGATTCTTTTATGCAATCTCAAATTTTTATATAAAAGATAACATAATGCTCGCCGGCGGGTTTACAACATTTCCATCATCATTCGGCGCACTTGCGTATTCCACAAATATGGGATTAACATGGCAGCCGACTATGTTTCCGAGTAATATCAATAATACTTTTGTTCATGATATCACAGGCGATGACAACTATTTTTATGCATCTGCGAGCGGTGGTTTTTTCAAATCAACTAATGGATTGGACTGGAGCGAAATTAATGAAGGTCTTCCATTTTCCGGAGTGTCACTTTCAGTAACCAAGATGAGCATTTTCCAGACTGATCTTATTGCAATCATCAATAATACTCCATCCGGACTTTACAGATATAATGGTACAAACTGGAGTTTGTTTTATGATGAGAACTTTCCTTCGTATATGTCAACAGAAAATGATGAACTTATCTTTACCGCAAATGGTGAAGTTATAAAGTATGATGTTGCAAATAATATTGTACTTACTTCTGACATCATAGCGTCAACTTCACGACCTGTAGTTTCAGCAAACGGAAATGTGTACAGTGTATATAAACAAAAAATGTTTCGTTCGGTTGACAACGGACAAAGTTGGAATGTCATTAGGGAACCTTCTGGCGGCTTACTTGTTGTGGATGGAAATACTTTATTTACTACCTCGAGTTCAGGCGTTGTACGATCAACAAATTCAGGCGATGACTGGACATTCTTAACATCAGGAATACCTTCTACGCACATACCGAAACTTTCTTCAGTTGGAATAACTGATAAAAAAATCTACGCAGGGTTTAATGGAATCCGGGCAAGAATGCATCTTCCTCCAGTTTGGGAACAAGGCGGTGTGTATGTGTCATTAAATAATGGTGATTCATGGTCTGCGTTAAACTCAGGTCTGCCGACTGAAGGCGGAGTTCATACACCTGTTTATTCAATAACGGCGAATGGGAATATAGTAATTCTAAATACTGCTTCAGGTAGATTTTCTTTAATCAACAATACCTGGGTAAATATTTCGAATGGTTTTCCCGTCAATGTTTATATGACCGGACTGTATATTTTTAATGAAGATATAATTTTTCTTACAACGAATGGTTTATATATTTCTCGTGATAGAGGTATAACAAAAGAGGAGTTCAACACAGGATTGCCGTCATTGACATATTATTTCACTATACTATTTAATTATGAAAATGAACTATATGTTTTTGCTAATGATCAGGCAGATCAGGTATTTAAATTACAGGAAGATAACTGGGTACCAACGGTTTTTCCAATGCCGGATAATGTAAGATTTACTGAGCTTCAGGCAACCGGAAAAATTATTTTTGCAGGTACTTATGATAATGGTATTTGGATATATAATCCTTCACCGACTGATGTTGATGATATTAGTAATCCTGAATCGTATAGTTTAGGACAGAATTATCCAAACCCGTTTAATCCAAGCACAACAATATCTTATCAGTTAGCAGCAACAGGAAATGTTGAAATAGTTGTATATGATGTTCTTGGAAAAGAAATATTGACGCTCGTCAATGAAAGTAAACCAGCGGGCAATTATCAGTTAGTGTTTGATGCTTCTTCACTTACAAGCGGAGTTTATTTTTATAGGATTGTGACTAATAATTTTATACAAACGAGAAAGATGATATTGTTGAGGTAAGCATAATTTGATGATATTTATAAAGCACTTGTTTGATTATCAGGCAAGTGCTTTTTTATTTACAGATTTACAACGGGCATTGCATTAATTGATGGTATTATATATAATACCGTCGTGGAAAAACACAAAATAGTTATTGATACCAACGTAATTGTCTCTGCATTAAAATCAAAAAATGGATATTCATATAAACTTCTTTCCATAATTGATGACGAAAGGTTCAGAGTTTTTATTTCAACACCAGTTGTTCTTGAATA
It includes:
- a CDS encoding DUF2892 domain-containing protein, with translation MNPNVGSADKLIRIILGVAIIIAGIFFQSWWGLVGVVPLMTALMNFCPAYSLLGISTKTKIKTEKIKV
- a CDS encoding DUF4440 domain-containing protein, with protein sequence MKKLLFVFVVLCGSVLFAQSESEIRAKVDAMNKEFVKAMLADDMTTMLTFYTDDIISLPSYQGSVRGIEAVKKMGEEQQKMGWKTKSFNLNTTDIIIQGNLAIEIGNYDMDMSGPGVDSWPDNGKYITVWEIQSDGSLKIKVEMWNTDNNPWAQMEQEKSK
- a CDS encoding LOG family protein, with protein sequence MNKTITVFGSSIPKQGDEEYATAYELGKLLAQNNFSVCTGGYSGIMEAASKGAVDNGSDAIGVTVRDWKSIPNKFLTKNIVSDNLFERIQTLIKSGDGFVILKGGTGTLLELAAVWELMNKNILQVKPVACHSNMWKQIVEIMEVQIESEKRKTGLIKCFDNVSDMVTYLRSSINY
- a CDS encoding T9SS type A sorting domain-containing protein codes for the protein MKSTVLLKFCVVLIFFLFASDYSQAQWQKTNGLKGGYFSLVAGDMNNLLAVTNYGSIFQYKNESWNFRSSYNYLNEIFKLQDKWIGYYSNVISKSEDDGLTWQEILHPDENNFLVSAKVIDNKIYALSSDTLFYSDDFGTTWNANEVSSTIVAGVDTGFFYAISNFYIKDNIMLAGGFTTFPSSFGALAYSTNMGLTWQPTMFPSNINNTFVHDITGDDNYFYASASGGFFKSTNGLDWSEINEGLPFSGVSLSVTKMSIFQTDLIAIINNTPSGLYRYNGTNWSLFYDENFPSYMSTENDELIFTANGEVIKYDVANNIVLTSDIIASTSRPVVSANGNVYSVYKQKMFRSVDNGQSWNVIREPSGGLLVVDGNTLFTTSSSGVVRSTNSGDDWTFLTSGIPSTHIPKLSSVGITDKKIYAGFNGIRARMHLPPVWEQGGVYVSLNNGDSWSALNSGLPTEGGVHTPVYSITANGNIVILNTASGRFSLINNTWVNISNGFPVNVYMTGLYIFNEDIIFLTTNGLYISRDRGITKEEFNTGLPSLTYYFTILFNYENELYVFANDQADQVFKLQEDNWVPTVFPMPDNVRFTELQATGKIIFAGTYDNGIWIYNPSPTDVDDISNPESYSLGQNYPNPFNPSTTISYQLAATGNVEIVVYDVLGKEILTLVNESKPAGNYQLVFDASSLTSGVYFYRIVTNNFIQTRKMILLR